The stretch of DNA GGAAAATCATATTGAAATCGAAAATTATGTGATCGAAAATGAACAGGAATTTTATGGTGGATCTCGTGAACCTGAAAGACTTCAAGGGTTAACAAAAGACCGTTTGAAAAAAATGGAAAAATGCTCTTTTATTACCCATTGGACAGGACATAGTTTTAAAGGAGAAGTCGAACCCGGTAAAGGATGTATAGTCGAACGTAAAGGAAACGTCACCTACCTGGCGAGTGAATTTGAAATTGATGAACACCATTTTATTAGTCACGACCGGGGACACGACCCAGAAACCGATGAACAACTGTGGGGTGCTTTAGCAGGGCCATTTCAATTCGTGCGCTGGACAAGTTTTGCGGACGAGGTAAAAATTTGATCCCCTTTCCTGATAAATTTACCCAATATTGGCACATCAAGATTCAACAAGTGTATTTATGAAAGTCCTGGTTATTGGTGGGGATGGCTACTGTGGTTGGGCCACAGCGTTGTATTTGTCCAATCGTGGCTATGAAGTCGGTATTCTGGATAGTTTAGTTCGACGTCACTGGGATCAACAACTGTGTATTGATACGTTAACCCCTATTGCACCGATTCAGCAACGGATTCAACGTTGGAAAGATTTAACAGGAAAGTCTATTGACCTGTTTATTGGGGATATCAATAACTACGATTTCCTGATCAAGAGTTTACTTAAGTTTGAACCGCAAGCCATTATTCACTTTGGAGAACAACGTTCTGCACCCTTCTCGATGATTGATAGAGAACACGCCGTTCTCACCCAAGCAAATAACGTTATTGGCAACCTCAACCTGTTATATGCCATGCGGGAGCATTTTCCCGATTGTCATTTGGTGAAGTTAGGAACGATGGGAGAATATGGAACCCCCAATATTGATATTGAGGAAGGCTATATTACCATCGAACATAACGGTCGTAAAGATACTTTACCCTATCCTAAACAACCCGGTAGTTTCTATCATCTCAGCAAAGTTCATGACAGCCATAATATCCATTTTGCTTGTAAAATTTGGGGTCTGCGAGCAACGGATTTAAACCAAGGCGTGGTTTATGGGGTGTTAACCGAAGAAACCGGAATGGATGAACTGTTAATTAACCGTCTCGACTATGATGGCGTTTTCGGAACGGCTTTAAACCGTTTCTGTATTCAAGCCGCTATTGGTCATCCTTTAACAGTGTATGGAAAAGGCGGACAAACTAGAGCCTTTTTAGATATTCGGGATACTGTACGCTGTATTGAATTAGCATTAGAAAATCCGGCAGATGTTGGACAATTCCGCGTCTTTAATCAGTTTACCGAATTGCATAGCGTCGGTGACTTAGCCATGATGGTTAAAAAAGCAGGAATTGCTTTAGGATTAAATGTGGAAGTGGAAAATATTCCTAATCCCCGTGTTGAATTAGAAGACCATTATTTCAACGCTAAAAATACAAATCTATTGGATTTAGGTTTACAGCCGCATTTTCTATCTGATTCGTTGTTAGATTCGCTGTTGAATTTTGCCATTAAGTATAAAGAACGGGTTGACAACAGCCAAATTATGCCTAAAGTTTCCTGGCGTAATCCTGGTTAATTGAGGGTTATGTTTACTGTAGAGAAAGGTTAGGTTCTCTACAGTAAGCTTTGGGTTTTGTAAAGTGTTATGATATATAGCCAGGAGGTATAATAATGGATGTTGTCAAAGTCTTAAGCTTAAAAAATCAGCTAATTAATATCGTAGAAAAAATACAATTATCTCTTAGCAGTTCTGAACTTGACTCTTCTAATAGTTTGCAATTTATACAAGAAATTAAATCAGATTTAAAAGCTATAAACACTAAAATCAACGACGAAAAAAGAAATCATTCAGTTTTTGGTGCGCTTGATCAGTTATCGTTCATGGATGCTAATCAAGATACTGCAAAAAAAGAGAAAATTCAATATACTAAACGCCTAGATTTAATGAATCAGATTGCTATTGATAGCGGGTTGTTATTGAATCTTGTTGAGTTACTAGAATATTACTTTGATTCTGAACAATATCCCGTGATTAAAAATGCTCTTCGCTATTTAGTCGATATTATTTTAATTGAATTAAAGAACTGGACAGATGAGAACGATAGTACAGAATTTATAGAAAAATATGATTGGAGTCGGTTAATTGATGCTTTAATGCAGTTTGAACAATCCCTTAATTTAACCTCTGCTAATCCTTTAATTACTCAATCTGAAATTAATATTAATTCAATTTTTGATAATTTACAAACTTACCGCTTGCGTTTAAATGAACAGTATGAGGAATTAATTCAAAGTTCCCTTGAGTTACAGCGTCAGCAAGAAGCAGAATTACAGCGTCAGCAAGAATTAGAATTACAACGCCAGCAAGAATTAGAATTACAACGTCAACAACAGGAAGAATTACAACGCCAGCAAGAATTAGAATTACAACGTCAACAACAGGAAGAATTACAACGTCAACGGGAATTAGAATTAAAGCGTCAACAACAGGAAGAATTAAAACGCCAGCAAGAATTAGAATTACAACGTCAACAACAGGAAGAATTGCAGCGTCAGCAGGAATTAGAATTACAGCGTCAACGGGAAGAAGAATTACAACGTCAACAAGAAGCAGAATTAAAGCGTCAACAGGAAGCGGAATTACAACGTCAACAGGAAGCGGAATTACAACGTCAGCAACAGGAAGAATTACAACGTCAACAAGAAGCAGAATTAAAGCGTCAACGGGAAGAAGAATTACAACGTCAACAAGAAGCAGAATTAAAGCGTCAACGGGAAGAAGAATTACAACGTCAGCAACAGGAAGAATTGCGACATCAACGCGAAGCTGAATTAAAACAGAAAAAGGAAAAAGAAATTCGTCAGTTCATAATTATTGTGGCTGGTGTAATCTTATTAGGAGGAGTTGGACTGTTAATTTTTAATCCTTTTAAGTCTAAGCAAGAAAATCCAAATCTTTTGACCCCAGAAACTCCTCAAAGTCGTTTAGATACGGCTGAAAAGTTAGCAGTAGAAGCATCCAAACTCATTGAAAATCCTCCCCATCCTTTAACGGTTTGGCAACAAGCTCAAACTCAATTGCAAGATGCTATTCAGCTATTAGAAGCAATACCTAAAAATTATTCTGACTCTGAAAAAATAAACCAAAAATTACAAATTTATCAAAAAGATTATAACTCCATTAGCCAAATTTTAAATAAAGAACAAAAGGCAACAAATGATTTAGAATCTGCTAAAAAACTTGCTATGGAAGCATCGGTTATGCTGCAAAATCCTCCAGAATCTTTGAGTGTTTGGCAGGAAGCAGAACAAAAATGGAAACAATCTATTAATTTACTTGAATCTATTCCTAAAGATTCTTTTATTTATCCTGAAAGTCAAGATCGACTAAAAATTTATCGAACAAATCATGAAGCAGTAGCCCAAAGAAAACAGCAGAAAAATCAATAATCAGACCCTATTAACCCTCACAGGGATTCCTTTTTCCGTTCAGAAAACTTTTTTTTGAGCTTCTGTATTTTCATTTTTGAATTTAGGATTATAACCCCATTATTTGTCTGATTCTTTATTAGATTCGCTGTTGAATTTGTATAAAGAACGGGTTGATCAGATCCAAATTATACCCAAAGTGCTCAGGAATTGGGGAAAGGTTGATAGGCTAATAACTCTTGGGATATCAATTGTAAAATCTGCTCTTGATGACTATCCAAAAACAGATGTTGACCATCAACCTGATGTAGCTTAAATGACTTGTTAGTATGAACGCCCCAAGCGGAAAGATGGTCTTGATTCAAAAATTTATCCCCACAACCCACAAAGCTAGTAATAGGACAATCTAGCGGTTTTTCTTCTGTGTAAGAATAGTGATCCTTTTGGAGCACAGATGCTACTTTCAAGGAATTTAGCAACATCAGTAAAAATGGATCATCTTCTCCAACAGATTTAGAGAGTTCTATATTCGTTAAATCTTTCAAGAACTTGAGTAAATCGGCGTGAGAAAGGTTTTCTAAGGAAGGATAGGGGTAAGGAAGTTGGGGAGCGTGTTGAGCCCCGACAAAGAAATGAATCGGTTGCTTATGATGATGACGACGCAAATAACGACACAGTTCAAAATTAATTAATGCTCCTAAACTATGACCATAAAAAGCAAATTCCAGATTAAGATAAGGTAACAAAAATTCTGCCAAATCTGCCACTAAGGGAGTCAGATCCTCAAAAGTCGGTTGACTTCCAGTATATGTTTGAGGAGCAAGCTGGAGGCTATAAACTTCAATATCTGGTGGTAGACTATTTGACCAATCTTTAAACACAGAAATATCTCCTCCCCCATGAGGAAGACAAAAAAGACGCAACTTAGCATTGGGTTTTCCTTGACGATCAATAATCCATTTGGGTGAGGTTTGTGACGGTTCTAAATTAATTAACGGTTTCTCTTTTACTGTCAACGATTGATTAAGATGACAATCAGATGATACCCTCATTAACTCAGATTTTTCCTTGAGTTTTTTCAGGGAATAGAGAGAAGCCATAATAGAATCTGCATCAATTCCAAAGTCAATTAAACAAGCAATTTCATCAACTCCAATAGCTTGTAATTGTTGCACCATTAACTCACAACTTTCGGGCGTACCAATTAAAGCGCTAGTTTGAAAATAACGCTCAAAAGCATAAGCCAATAAATGTTCTCTTTCTTTGGACTCCAAACCCTCCAGATTCGTAATTCCATGTCTCCACAGATTCACAGAACTTTCTAAATAATCAGTAAATGGCTTCCTGACTTTATGACGCACTAAATTCATATCTTCACCAATGAAAGTATGCAGCATCAAAGTCACTTGTCCCGCCTCCGCATCATAACCATTTTTTGCCAATGACTCTCGATAACAAGCAATTTTTTCGGCTAATTCTTCAATGGGTTGGAACAGAAGTGCAGTTAAAACATTAGCCCCCATCGCACCCGTTTCAACAAATCTTTCTTTTCCCCCAGTACAAGTAATCCAAATCGCTATTTCCTGTTGTTTAGGTAGGGGATAAATCCGAGTTTCAGTTTCTTTACCCATACCATTTTGTAACAAAATTGATTCACCTTGCCACAACTTCTGTACAGTTTTAATCCCAGAAAACATCACTTCTGCACTATTAGTAAATTGATTAGGCGCTAAAACAAAATCATTTGGGTTCCAACCCCGCGCAAAAGCAACATCTACACGCCCTTGGGAAAGGTTATCCACCACCGCCCATTCTTCAGCCACTCGGATAGGATTATGTAGAGGTAAAACCACACTACCCGCACGGATACGAATGCGATCTGTTACCATTGCCAGAGCAGAACCCAAAACAGCAGGATTGGGGTAGAGTCCACCAAAAGCATGAAAATGGCGTTCAGGTATCCAAACCGCACTAAAGCCATGTTTATCAGCAAATTGACTACTTTCTATTAATAATCTGTACTTGTCATCTTTGAATTCAGCTTCATTACTCGCAAAATATAATAAGCTAAATTGCATCGCTTTTTTGCCAACGGGGAATGGACTGATTAACTTTCTGTGCGCCTCTTCAACCGTTGAAACTGGGTTTTCTTGCTCGCCAGCTAAGTGCAGCGCTAAAGATTCAATAGTCGGAAAATTCCAAACAATTGTGGCTTCTAAGGAACGTCCGAGCAATTGTTCTAAATCTTTAGCTAATTTTACTGCTCCTATGGATTTGAGTCCATAATCCAGAAAAGATTTTCCTGATTTGCTATTGTCTGTTAATTGAATTTCTCCGGGTAAATTTTGATGCAGCCAATTGACTATCCAATTCTGAATTGATTCGGCTGTAGGAGTCAAAACTAATGAAGCTAAATCGTCAGTAGAATCAGAATTTAGAGTTGTTTTTAAATCGGGGTTTGATGGAGTTTCAATACTATTTTGACAAGCTATTTCTGGGGTTGATACTGGGTTTGATAATGGGGTGGTTTGGTAAAAACTATTGGCATCTTGATCAAACCAGTATCGTTGTTTTTGGAAGGGATAAGTTGGTAGTAATTGCCAATTTCGAGGATAATCCCGATCAAAACCCTGCCAATCTACAGGAACTCCCTGTAAATATAAAGTTGCTAAATTTTGCAGGAGTTGTAGCCAGTCTGACCCATCGGAACTAGCCCCCGTTAACCAAACCCCCACACCTGGATCTAAACACTCTCTACCCATTGCCAAAAGTAGAGATTGGGGGCCTACCTCCACAAAGACTTTATAACCTTGATGATCAAGAGTTTTAATGCTATCAGCAAATCGGACTGGCTGCTGAATCTGATTGCACCAATATTCAGGAGTTGCGATTTCTGCTTGAATGGGCTGTGCCGTAATGGGAGAAATCATCCTAATTTTTGGGGATGAATAAGTTATGGTTGAAGCAATTTGTTTAAAGGCTGTAGCGACGGGTTCCATTAAAGGAGAATGAAAAGCTAGATTGTAATTTAATTTTCGGGTTTTAATCTTATCATTTTTAAAATTTCCGATGACGGCCTCAACTGCCTCAATTTCACCCGATATAATGATATGTTTGGGACTGTTGACGGCGGCGATCGCCACCTTATCGATATAAGGTGCAATAGCAGTTTCCACCTGGGTCACATCCGCCAAAACCTCCACCATTGCTCCCTGCGGCGATAAAGATTGCATTAAATGTCCCCGTTGGGCGACTAGACTGAGGGCATCTTCTAAACTAAACACCCCAGCCACGCAAGCTGCTACATATTCACCCAGGCTATAACCCATAACAGCATCCGGGATGATCCCCCAGGATTTCCACAACTCAGCTAAGGCATATTCCAGGGCGAATAAAGCAGGTTGGGTATAGGCTGTTTCAGTTAAGAAATGAGTGGCTGTGCTCTGATATTCTGGATATAAAATCTCTAGTAGGGGCTGATCTAAATACGGGCGGAGAATTTCTTGGCAGCGATCTAAAATAGCCCGAAAAGTCGGTTGAGTTTCGTAGAGTTGACGACAGGAATTAAGATATTGAGTCCCCTGTCCAGGGAATAAAAATACTATTTTGGGTTGCTGACCCTTGAGCGATCGCTTTTGATCCCTTCCCAAAATATCAGTTTGATGAGCAATAGTCGCTAACTTTTCTACCAATACTGCCCGTGATTCTGCCACAACAGCTAAACGATGGTCAAAATGAGTTCTTCCGGTATTAGCACTGAAACAGAAGTCTGCTAGGGAAAAATTAGCATCACTGTTCTGCAAGTTTTCTCTATAAAGATTTACCAGGTCTAATAGTGCCTTTTCGCTCTTAGCTGATAGGGTCAGAAGATGTAGGGGACGCTCCATCGGCGTGATACTTTTCTGAGGCAATAACGGAGCTTCTTCTAAAATGACATGACAGTTAGTACCCCCAAAACCAAAAGAACTCACTCCCGCAAATCTTGACTCTGTGCTTGAAGTCCAAGACTCTAAAGCAGTTGGGATCGAGAAAGTTGTCCCGGCTAAAGAAATATAAGGATTGACTTGTTTAATATGTAGATTAGGAAAAATCTGTTGATGTTGCAGGGATAGGGTTGCCTTAATTAAACTTGCTATTCCAGCCGCCGCTTCTAAATGACCAATACTACTTTTAACTGAGCCCAGCCAACAAGGTTGATCTGGCTCTCGATTTGGCATTAATATTGTTTTTAAGGCTTTATATTCAATAGCATCTCCTAAAGCCGAAGCAGTCCCGTGGGTTTCCACATAACCAATTTGATTGGGTGAGACTTCAGCATTTTCCAGAGCTTGTTGAAGCAGTCTTTGTTGAGCCAGTCCATTAGGAGATGTAATCCCATGACTCAGACCATTGTGGTTAACAGCCGACCCTCTAATCACAGCTAGAATATTATCTCTATCTTTAAGGGCATCATCAAGGCGTTTGAGAACAACAATCCCGCACCCTTCACCTCTAACAAAACCATTCGCCTCAGCATCAAAAGTTTTACAGCGACCATCAGGAGATAGCATCCCCTTGAGAGAAAGAGCAATTGATTCTTCTGGAGATAAACGCAGGGATACTCCTCCAGTAATAGCCAAATTAGACTCACCAGTCCGTAAACTCTCACAAGCTAAATGTACAGCAACAAGAGAGGAAGAACAAGCGGTATCAATCGCTAAACTAGGCCCTTGCAGATTTAACAAATAAGATAAACGATTAGCGACAAAACAAAGAAATGTGTGGGGCCCATCTTCAGCATCTATGGCGGATATATCTTTATAAAGCAGTCTATTATGATCGCTTTGGCTCATGCCAATGAATACCCCTGTTTTACTACCTGCTAGTGTGTGGGGGACGATGCCAGCATTTTCTAAAGATTCCCAAGCTACCTCTAATACCAGTCTATGATGGGGGTCTATGCGCTGGGCATCACCGACGGGAATCTCGAAAAAGTCAGGATCAAAATGATCGATATTATCTAAGAAGCCACCCCAACGGGACACGGTTTTTCCCGGTGTACCTGCTTTGGGAGTATATAGATCATTAATATCCCATCGCTGTATCGGGATCTCAGTGATGGCATCTCGGCCTTCCTTCAGTAGTCTCCAGAAGGATTCTATATCTTGAGCTTTGGGGAAACGACAACCCATTCCAATTATTGCGATAGCTTCCATAAAAATATTCTTTATTTATTGCTTGAGAATTGTTAGTAATAACCATAGTGACAGCTAGGAGAATAGCTGAATTAGGATTTTACCACTTCTGCGCGATCTTGGAGCAATGCCTCTTAAAATACTTAATCTTCTATTATAATATCAAGCTTAATCAGGTATATTGTAGAATGACTCGAAATAAGTAGTCAGAGCATGACCAAGTATCTACTTGCCGTTAAATCAACATTCCTTAATAAATTATGACTATCACAGTCAATGTTCCAGAAGTACAAACTGAAACAAAACCAACTTTGAACACTTTACTGTTAATTCCCCTAGCAGTATTTATGTTGTCTCTAGCACCAATATTTATCAGAGTCAGCGAACAAGAAATTAGTCCTAATGCTACAGTCTTTAATCGGTTTTTGATTTCCACTGTCATCCTTGGGGTTTGGGAGATCATCACAATTATCAGTAGTAAAGTATCCCAGAAACCCCCTAAACCCCAGGAGTCTTGGACTCTTCAGGATATAGGATTATTTGTACTAGCTGCGGGTTTTGGTGCGGCTAACTTAACGGCTTGGGCTTGGTCTTTAACTCAAACCAATATTGCTAATTCCAATTTATTGCATAATTTCACCCCATTCTTTGCCACTTTAGGCGGTTGGCTGTTTTTAAAACACAGGTTTGACAGCAAATTTATTATGGGTTTGATTTTAGCTTCAGTCGGTGCGTTAACTATTGGTTTTGAAGATTTTAACTTAACGAGCACTCATTTTAGAGGAGATGCGATCGCTTTACTTTCATCTGTATTTTATGCGGGCAATGCTCTGTGTGCAGAAAAACTACGAGCTAAGTTTTCGGCAACAACTATCATATTATGGAGTTGTTTGTTCAGAACTCTTTGGCTGTTACCCATAACTTTGATTTTTGATGATCAAGTTTTTCCTATTTCCGTGAATGGATGGTTAGCCGTAATTTCCCTCGCCCTTTTCTGTCAAGTTCTAGCGACGGTGATTATGTTCCATAACCTGAAAAAGTTTTCATCAGGTTTTGTATCTTTATTCCTGTTGCTTGACCCAATTATTACTGCCATATTAGCCTGGGTAATATTTGCGGAAAAACTCACTATCCTTAACTGGGTAGCGTTTTTCGCCGTGTTGGCTGGGATATATTTAGCTAAATCTGCTCAAGGTTCTCAGAAAGCAGCCATTCAAGAAATTACTGTTGAC from Planktothrix sp. FACHB-1365 encodes:
- a CDS encoding chromophore lyase CpcT/CpeT, with protein sequence MTHSNDIVSLAKLMAADFSNQAQAFENPPFFAHIRVCMRPLPVTLLDGVSLYLEQAYDINLKQPYRVRVLKLVPVENHIEIENYVIENEQEFYGGSREPERLQGLTKDRLKKMEKCSFITHWTGHSFKGEVEPGKGCIVERKGNVTYLASEFEIDEHHFISHDRGHDPETDEQLWGALAGPFQFVRWTSFADEVKI
- a CDS encoding type I polyketide synthase, which gives rise to MEAIAIIGMGCRFPKAQDIESFWRLLKEGRDAITEIPIQRWDINDLYTPKAGTPGKTVSRWGGFLDNIDHFDPDFFEIPVGDAQRIDPHHRLVLEVAWESLENAGIVPHTLAGSKTGVFIGMSQSDHNRLLYKDISAIDAEDGPHTFLCFVANRLSYLLNLQGPSLAIDTACSSSLVAVHLACESLRTGESNLAITGGVSLRLSPEESIALSLKGMLSPDGRCKTFDAEANGFVRGEGCGIVVLKRLDDALKDRDNILAVIRGSAVNHNGLSHGITSPNGLAQQRLLQQALENAEVSPNQIGYVETHGTASALGDAIEYKALKTILMPNREPDQPCWLGSVKSSIGHLEAAAGIASLIKATLSLQHQQIFPNLHIKQVNPYISLAGTTFSIPTALESWTSSTESRFAGVSSFGFGGTNCHVILEEAPLLPQKSITPMERPLHLLTLSAKSEKALLDLVNLYRENLQNSDANFSLADFCFSANTGRTHFDHRLAVVAESRAVLVEKLATIAHQTDILGRDQKRSLKGQQPKIVFLFPGQGTQYLNSCRQLYETQPTFRAILDRCQEILRPYLDQPLLEILYPEYQSTATHFLTETAYTQPALFALEYALAELWKSWGIIPDAVMGYSLGEYVAACVAGVFSLEDALSLVAQRGHLMQSLSPQGAMVEVLADVTQVETAIAPYIDKVAIAAVNSPKHIIISGEIEAVEAVIGNFKNDKIKTRKLNYNLAFHSPLMEPVATAFKQIASTITYSSPKIRMISPITAQPIQAEIATPEYWCNQIQQPVRFADSIKTLDHQGYKVFVEVGPQSLLLAMGRECLDPGVGVWLTGASSDGSDWLQLLQNLATLYLQGVPVDWQGFDRDYPRNWQLLPTYPFQKQRYWFDQDANSFYQTTPLSNPVSTPEIACQNSIETPSNPDLKTTLNSDSTDDLASLVLTPTAESIQNWIVNWLHQNLPGEIQLTDNSKSGKSFLDYGLKSIGAVKLAKDLEQLLGRSLEATIVWNFPTIESLALHLAGEQENPVSTVEEAHRKLISPFPVGKKAMQFSLLYFASNEAEFKDDKYRLLIESSQFADKHGFSAVWIPERHFHAFGGLYPNPAVLGSALAMVTDRIRIRAGSVVLPLHNPIRVAEEWAVVDNLSQGRVDVAFARGWNPNDFVLAPNQFTNSAEVMFSGIKTVQKLWQGESILLQNGMGKETETRIYPLPKQQEIAIWITCTGGKERFVETGAMGANVLTALLFQPIEELAEKIACYRESLAKNGYDAEAGQVTLMLHTFIGEDMNLVRHKVRKPFTDYLESSVNLWRHGITNLEGLESKEREHLLAYAFERYFQTSALIGTPESCELMVQQLQAIGVDEIACLIDFGIDADSIMASLYSLKKLKEKSELMRVSSDCHLNQSLTVKEKPLINLEPSQTSPKWIIDRQGKPNAKLRLFCLPHGGGDISVFKDWSNSLPPDIEVYSLQLAPQTYTGSQPTFEDLTPLVADLAEFLLPYLNLEFAFYGHSLGALINFELCRYLRRHHHKQPIHFFVGAQHAPQLPYPYPSLENLSHADLLKFLKDLTNIELSKSVGEDDPFLLMLLNSLKVASVLQKDHYSYTEEKPLDCPITSFVGCGDKFLNQDHLSAWGVHTNKSFKLHQVDGQHLFLDSHQEQILQLISQELLAYQPFPNS
- a CDS encoding DMT family transporter, yielding MTITVNVPEVQTETKPTLNTLLLIPLAVFMLSLAPIFIRVSEQEISPNATVFNRFLISTVILGVWEIITIISSKVSQKPPKPQESWTLQDIGLFVLAAGFGAANLTAWAWSLTQTNIANSNLLHNFTPFFATLGGWLFLKHRFDSKFIMGLILASVGALTIGFEDFNLTSTHFRGDAIALLSSVFYAGNALCAEKLRAKFSATTIILWSCLFRTLWLLPITLIFDDQVFPISVNGWLAVISLALFCQVLATVIMFHNLKKFSSGFVSLFLLLDPIITAILAWVIFAEKLTILNWVAFFAVLAGIYLAKSAQGSQKAAIQEITVDSD
- a CDS encoding NAD-dependent epimerase/dehydratase family protein; translated protein: MKVLVIGGDGYCGWATALYLSNRGYEVGILDSLVRRHWDQQLCIDTLTPIAPIQQRIQRWKDLTGKSIDLFIGDINNYDFLIKSLLKFEPQAIIHFGEQRSAPFSMIDREHAVLTQANNVIGNLNLLYAMREHFPDCHLVKLGTMGEYGTPNIDIEEGYITIEHNGRKDTLPYPKQPGSFYHLSKVHDSHNIHFACKIWGLRATDLNQGVVYGVLTEETGMDELLINRLDYDGVFGTALNRFCIQAAIGHPLTVYGKGGQTRAFLDIRDTVRCIELALENPADVGQFRVFNQFTELHSVGDLAMMVKKAGIALGLNVEVENIPNPRVELEDHYFNAKNTNLLDLGLQPHFLSDSLLDSLLNFAIKYKERVDNSQIMPKVSWRNPG